Proteins encoded in a region of the Ursus arctos isolate Adak ecotype North America unplaced genomic scaffold, UrsArc2.0 scaffold_2, whole genome shotgun sequence genome:
- the BGLAP gene encoding osteocalcin: MRPATVLALLALAALCLAGLAGAKPSGAESRRGAAFVSKREGSEVVRRLRRYLDSGLGAPAPYPDPLEPKREVCELNPNCDELADHIGFQDAYQRFYGPV; this comes from the exons ATGAGACCCGCGACGGTTCTCGCCCTGCTGGCCCTGGCCGCGCTCTGCCTGGCTGGCCTGGCAG GTGCGAAGCCCAGCGGTGCGGAGTCCCGCAGAGGTGCAG CCTTTGTATCCAAGCGGGAAGGCAGCGAGGTGGTGAGGAGGCTCCGGCGCTACCTGGACTCCGGGCTGGG GGCCCCAGCCCCCTACCCGGATCCCCTGGAGCCCAAGAGGGAAGTATGTGAGCTCAACCCCAACTGCGACGAGCTGGCGGACCACATCGGCTTCCAGGACGCCTACCAGCGCTTCTATGGCCCCGTCTAG